A portion of the Flavobacterium limnophilum genome contains these proteins:
- a CDS encoding nucleotidyltransferase family protein, translating to METIKPTLVILAAGMGSRYGGLKQIDAFTPEGDTIIDFSLYDALQAGFGKFVFIIRKSFEKEFKEIFNKKLEGKAEVAYVYQELENVPDKYINPERTKPWGTGHALLMAKDAVKENFAIINADDFYGKEAFQVMAKSLTEKNKESYEFNTMAYLLKNTVSDHGFVSRGECQVNENGYLTDVTERTHIEKIDGKLMRKDDEGLFIPIDENTVVSMNFWGFTPKCFEFGEKLFEEFLEANKENLKAEFYIPSVVNEILKSRIASVEVLQSDAKWFGVTYKEDKEIVQKAIGELKKQNVYPRNLW from the coding sequence ATGGAAACGATAAAACCAACTCTCGTGATTTTGGCTGCGGGTATGGGAAGCCGCTACGGAGGCTTGAAACAAATAGATGCCTTTACGCCGGAAGGCGACACGATTATTGATTTTTCACTTTATGATGCACTTCAAGCCGGATTTGGAAAATTTGTATTTATAATTCGCAAGAGTTTTGAAAAAGAGTTCAAAGAGATTTTCAATAAAAAATTGGAAGGTAAAGCAGAAGTCGCTTATGTATATCAAGAACTGGAAAATGTTCCCGATAAATACATTAATCCCGAGAGAACAAAACCTTGGGGTACTGGACACGCTTTATTAATGGCCAAAGATGCGGTAAAAGAAAATTTTGCCATTATCAATGCAGATGATTTTTACGGAAAAGAAGCCTTTCAAGTGATGGCAAAATCCTTGACGGAGAAAAATAAAGAGTCTTATGAATTTAATACCATGGCGTATTTGTTGAAGAACACGGTATCAGATCATGGCTTTGTTTCCAGGGGAGAATGTCAAGTGAATGAAAATGGATATTTGACAGATGTAACCGAGCGCACGCATATCGAAAAGATTGACGGCAAATTGATGCGCAAAGACGATGAAGGACTATTTATTCCAATCGATGAAAACACCGTGGTTTCGATGAATTTTTGGGGATTTACACCTAAATGTTTTGAATTTGGCGAAAAATTATTCGAGGAATTCCTGGAAGCCAACAAAGAAAATTTAAAAGCCGAATTTTATATTCCTTCTGTTGTCAACGAAATATTGAAATCCAGGATTGCCAGTGTCGAAGTGTTGCAATCGGATGCCAAATGGTTTGGGGTTACTTACAAGGAAGACAAAGAAATTGTGCAAAAGGCAATAGGCGAGTTAAAAAAACAGAATGTTTATCCACGTAATCTTTGGTAA
- a CDS encoding phosphotransferase enzyme family protein: MFIHVIFGKMVAQKLEYIFKKFEHKGEFDSYEELASGHINDTYLIKTKKKPFFVLQRINHGVFKDVPGLIENKVAVSRHIQDKLKDLSKKKRKRRVLAFAKTNTGASYHKDEEGNYWNLMYFIDDSVTYETVSNEEIAYEGGRLMGQFLTLTSDFDVSKLIEVIPRFHDMSFRYMQFEEALKVASEERLNKAKEQIQLVEDYKEEMHIIQGLKESGAIRTRVTHNDTKISNILFNTKNKGLCVIDTDTVMPGIVHYDFGDAIRTICNTAAEDETNLDLVEFNVSYYKAYTEGFLKKMGPFLSPLELKYLPLGAKTMIFIMALRFLTDYLNGDVYYKTKYPEHNFDRAKNQFKLIKSFSERIDILDK; encoded by the coding sequence ATGTTTATCCACGTAATCTTTGGTAAGATGGTAGCGCAAAAACTAGAATATATTTTCAAGAAATTTGAACACAAAGGCGAGTTTGATTCTTATGAAGAATTAGCATCGGGTCATATTAACGACACCTATTTAATTAAGACCAAGAAGAAACCTTTTTTTGTGTTGCAACGCATTAATCACGGCGTTTTCAAGGATGTGCCGGGGCTTATCGAAAACAAGGTGGCAGTAAGTCGTCATATTCAAGATAAATTGAAAGACTTGTCCAAGAAAAAGAGGAAACGACGCGTATTGGCTTTTGCCAAAACCAATACCGGAGCGTCTTACCATAAAGACGAGGAAGGGAATTATTGGAATTTGATGTATTTTATTGATGACAGCGTAACTTATGAAACGGTAAGCAATGAAGAAATAGCTTATGAAGGGGGACGTTTGATGGGGCAGTTTTTAACTCTTACCAGCGATTTTGACGTGTCCAAATTAATAGAAGTCATTCCAAGGTTTCACGATATGTCATTTCGCTACATGCAATTCGAAGAGGCTTTAAAAGTGGCTTCCGAGGAGCGATTGAACAAAGCCAAAGAGCAGATTCAATTGGTGGAAGATTATAAAGAAGAAATGCACATTATCCAGGGACTAAAAGAATCGGGTGCGATAAGAACCCGTGTAACCCATAACGATACCAAAATATCAAACATCCTTTTCAACACCAAAAACAAGGGACTTTGTGTAATTGATACCGATACCGTGATGCCGGGGATTGTACATTATGATTTTGGCGATGCTATTCGAACCATTTGTAATACGGCAGCCGAGGATGAAACCAATTTGGACTTGGTGGAGTTCAACGTTTCTTATTACAAAGCCTACACCGAAGGATTTCTAAAAAAAATGGGGCCTTTTTTGTCTCCATTGGAATTGAAATATCTTCCATTGGGGGCCAAAACGATGATATTTATTATGGCTTTGCGTTTTTTAACCGATTACCTGAACGGTGACGTGTATTACAAAACCAAATATCCGGAGCATAATTTTGATCGAGCAAAAAATCAGTTTAAATTAATAAAAAGCTTTTCAGAAAGAATAGACATTTTAGATAAATAA
- a CDS encoding NAD-dependent epimerase/dehydratase family protein yields the protein MKNYVITGGAGFIGSHIAEFLSQEGHNVTVLDSLRTGFEKNLEGLNVNFVNGDIRDEKLVEKLVGNADGVFHLAALVSVPESLLKIKECIDINTIGTINILEAAKNNPNCKVVLSTSAANYGNNPILPKVETMFPEPMTPYAITKLDGEYYLKMYLDQYNLQTASLRYFNVFGPRQNPQSAYAAAVPIFINKALKNEPLTIYGDGSQTRDFIYVKDVVRANILASQKGNETYNVALGHSTSILELAEKIIEITNSKSIIQLLEERPGDIKHSKADPSKFNQLGFKPQYSIDHALEETIEFYHNALLIN from the coding sequence ATGAAAAATTATGTAATTACCGGAGGTGCCGGATTTATAGGAAGCCATATAGCCGAATTTTTGTCACAAGAAGGACACAACGTTACTGTTTTGGACAGTCTAAGAACAGGATTTGAAAAAAATCTGGAAGGCTTGAACGTGAATTTCGTGAATGGAGACATTCGGGACGAAAAATTAGTGGAAAAATTAGTGGGCAATGCTGATGGCGTTTTCCATTTGGCAGCCTTGGTGAGCGTACCGGAATCCTTGCTAAAAATCAAGGAATGCATTGACATTAACACCATCGGAACAATCAACATTCTGGAAGCGGCAAAAAACAATCCCAATTGTAAAGTGGTTCTTTCTACTTCAGCTGCGAATTATGGAAACAATCCAATTTTGCCAAAAGTGGAAACCATGTTCCCGGAGCCAATGACTCCTTATGCAATCACTAAATTGGATGGGGAATATTATCTAAAAATGTATTTGGACCAATATAATTTGCAAACGGCATCCTTGCGCTATTTCAACGTCTTTGGGCCTCGCCAAAATCCGCAATCGGCTTATGCTGCTGCCGTGCCCATTTTCATAAACAAAGCCTTGAAAAATGAGCCGCTTACAATCTATGGTGATGGTTCACAAACTCGTGATTTTATTTATGTAAAAGATGTGGTAAGAGCCAATATTTTGGCTTCCCAAAAAGGGAACGAAACCTACAATGTCGCTCTAGGGCATAGCACGTCCATATTGGAATTGGCCGAAAAAATAATTGAAATAACCAACTCCAAGTCAATAATACAATTATTGGAAGAAAGGCCTGGAGACATCAAGCATTCAAAAGCAGATCCTTCCAAATTCAACCAACTCGGTTTTAAACCACAATATTCCATTGACCATGCCTTGGAAGAGACTATTGAATTTTACCATAATGCCTTGTTGATTAACTAA
- a CDS encoding sugar MFS transporter codes for MENSIKPKNNLVPIIIIASLFFIFGFVTWINGALIPFMKTINELTDAQSYLVASASYISFVVMALPASYILNKIGYRAGMSLGLIIMAIGALVFIPAAEARTYWVFLTGIFIQGVGMTLLQTAANPYITILGPIESGAKRIAIMGIANKTAGALGSLIFGALLLSGIDEVKAKLGSASIEEKAVLLDTMADSVFMPYLIMAAVLLTLGLLIRKAPLPHVEAAEVEETKEGAVTKTSIFQFPHLWLGVLTLFVYVGAEVIAGDTIIAYGISLGFPAADAKFFTTITLLAMVCTYALGVFLIPKYLKQGTALRISALLGIVFSTCILFTSGFTSILFVASLGIANALVWPAIWPLTLEGLGKFTKTASALLIMAISGGAIIPPLYGRMVDANTHELMANGIKESEALATAATSSYWILIPCYSLILFFAIWGHKYKSWSRK; via the coding sequence ATGGAGAATAGTATTAAACCCAAAAATAATTTAGTTCCAATAATAATTATAGCAAGCCTGTTTTTCATATTTGGTTTTGTTACCTGGATCAATGGAGCACTCATTCCGTTTATGAAAACCATCAATGAATTGACCGATGCGCAATCCTATTTGGTGGCATCGGCATCCTATATATCATTTGTGGTTATGGCATTGCCGGCTTCCTATATTTTGAACAAGATAGGGTATAGGGCAGGAATGTCTTTGGGACTGATAATTATGGCAATTGGAGCATTGGTTTTTATTCCAGCTGCCGAAGCAAGAACTTATTGGGTGTTTTTAACGGGTATTTTTATTCAAGGTGTCGGGATGACTTTGTTGCAAACGGCCGCCAATCCATACATTACTATTTTGGGACCTATCGAAAGTGGTGCAAAACGTATTGCCATTATGGGAATCGCCAATAAAACCGCCGGGGCTTTGGGTTCGTTGATTTTCGGAGCTTTATTATTGTCGGGAATTGATGAAGTAAAAGCAAAACTGGGAAGCGCATCAATCGAAGAAAAAGCCGTTTTATTGGATACCATGGCCGACAGCGTTTTTATGCCTTATTTGATTATGGCTGCGGTATTGTTGACTTTAGGATTGTTAATTAGAAAAGCGCCACTGCCTCACGTCGAAGCAGCTGAAGTGGAAGAGACAAAAGAAGGCGCTGTTACAAAAACAAGCATCTTTCAATTTCCACATTTATGGTTGGGGGTATTAACATTGTTTGTCTATGTTGGGGCAGAAGTTATAGCCGGTGATACCATCATAGCCTACGGTATTTCCTTAGGTTTTCCAGCTGCGGACGCCAAGTTCTTTACCACCATAACTTTATTGGCAATGGTATGTACCTATGCGCTTGGTGTTTTTTTAATTCCAAAATATCTAAAACAAGGAACTGCCCTTAGAATAAGTGCCTTATTGGGTATTGTTTTTAGTACTTGCATATTATTTACCAGCGGTTTCACGTCCATTTTATTTGTGGCATCATTGGGTATTGCCAATGCCTTGGTTTGGCCGGCAATATGGCCTTTAACTTTGGAAGGCTTGGGTAAATTTACTAAAACTGCTTCGGCTTTGTTGATTATGGCAATTTCCGGAGGAGCTATTATTCCTCCTTTATACGGCAGAATGGTCGATGCCAATACACACGAGCTTATGGCCAATGGAATAAAGGAATCGGAAGCTTTGGCAACAGCCGCAACCAGTAGTTATTGGATTTTAATTCCGTGTTATTCCTTAATCCTGTTTTTTGCTATCTGGGGACATAAATACAAAAGTTGGTCAAGAAAATAA
- a CDS encoding Gfo/Idh/MocA family protein, translating to MDNNYKWGIIGCGNVTELKSGPAYQKVEGFELHAVMRRDISKAEDYAIRHNIPKFYGDADDLINDPEIDAIYIATPPDSHCHYALKVAAAGKICCIEKPMAPTYEECLLINKAFEEKKIPLFVAYYRRSLPRFEQVKLWIEQNRIGTVRHINWHFRKPANAVDLDKTYNWRTDIKIAYGGYFDDLASHGIDLFIHLLGNIEKANGMAVNQQGLYTSMDSVAGSWMHESGVTGSGSWNFGAEKREDIVEIYGDKGKISFSVFDELPIQLERDSFKESLIIKHPENIQFFHVQNMKNHLLKRSIHLSTGRTALHTTWVLDAILGKN from the coding sequence ATGGACAACAACTATAAATGGGGAATTATTGGCTGCGGAAACGTGACGGAGCTGAAGAGCGGTCCCGCTTATCAAAAAGTGGAAGGGTTTGAGTTACATGCTGTCATGCGTCGCGATATTTCAAAAGCCGAAGACTATGCTATTAGGCACAATATTCCCAAGTTTTATGGAGATGCGGATGATTTAATCAATGATCCTGAAATAGACGCCATATATATTGCAACTCCCCCGGATTCTCATTGTCATTATGCTTTAAAAGTGGCAGCGGCAGGAAAAATTTGTTGCATCGAAAAACCAATGGCGCCAACTTATGAAGAATGTCTGCTGATAAACAAAGCATTCGAGGAAAAGAAAATACCATTGTTCGTGGCTTATTACAGGCGATCGCTTCCCAGGTTTGAACAAGTCAAACTTTGGATTGAACAAAACCGAATAGGAACGGTAAGGCACATAAATTGGCATTTCAGGAAACCGGCAAATGCTGTTGATTTGGATAAAACGTATAACTGGCGCACCGATATTAAAATTGCTTATGGCGGTTATTTTGATGATTTGGCTTCCCACGGAATCGATTTGTTCATCCATTTATTGGGCAATATCGAAAAAGCCAATGGCATGGCGGTAAACCAGCAAGGTTTATATACTTCGATGGATTCGGTTGCAGGGAGTTGGATGCATGAATCAGGAGTTACAGGCTCGGGCAGTTGGAATTTTGGAGCTGAAAAAAGAGAAGACATAGTCGAGATTTACGGCGATAAAGGAAAAATAAGTTTCTCCGTTTTTGACGAACTGCCCATCCAGTTGGAACGAGATTCTTTCAAGGAAAGTCTCATCATAAAACATCCTGAAAATATCCAATTTTTTCATGTTCAAAACATGAAAAATCATTTGCTAAAAAGATCCATACATCTGTCAACAGGAAGAACGGCATTACACACCACTTGGGTTTTGGATGCTATTTTGGGGAAGAATTAA
- the nagB gene encoding glucosamine-6-phosphate deaminase yields MLNSSIDKATGFEKRFENIGTIVYENSAAASQAVAREISDLIRVKQAQKQPCILGLATGSSPKGLYAELVRLHKEEGLSFKNVVSFNLDEYYPMEQDSINSYVRFMKELLFNQVDILPENIHIPDGTLSKEEIANYCATYEAKIEALGGIDLQILGIGGNGHIGFNESGSLQNSKTRLVALDHITRVAASNDFSGLDNTPRTAITLGVKKIMEAKRVILMAWGEGKANIIKASTEGPVTNLVPASFLQEHKNATFVLDKEAASKLTRINTPWLVEKIVWTDKLIRKAVLGLALNLKKPILMLTDADYIENGMSDLLADAGPAYDINIKIFNKLQNTITGWPGGKPNADDSKRPERAEPAKKRVLIFSPHPDDDIISMGGTFKRLHEQGHEVHVGYQTSGNIAVADDEALRFASFVCDYNDKFGIKSPEAEDIYKKAMTFLKNKKASEVDSPEVRYIKGLIRKGEARSTSFHVGIPEEQIHFMELPFYETGTIKKNPIGEADIQITMDLIDKIKPHQIYAAGDLADPHGTHKVCLDAVFEAVKRLKPKKYMNDCWVWLYRGAWQEWGIDEIEMAVPMGPDQVLEKRRGIFKHQSQKDGVVFQGADSREFWQRAEDRNKETADLYDQLGLSHYAAMEAFVRWEY; encoded by the coding sequence ATGTTAAACAGTAGTATTGATAAAGCCACAGGGTTTGAAAAAAGGTTTGAAAATATAGGAACCATAGTTTATGAAAATTCGGCAGCAGCCTCCCAAGCTGTGGCTAGAGAAATATCCGATTTGATAAGAGTAAAACAAGCCCAAAAACAGCCTTGTATATTGGGATTGGCCACGGGCTCTTCACCAAAAGGATTGTATGCGGAATTAGTGCGCCTGCACAAAGAAGAAGGTTTGAGTTTTAAAAACGTGGTGTCATTCAATTTGGATGAATACTATCCAATGGAGCAAGATTCCATAAATAGCTACGTGCGATTCATGAAAGAATTGTTGTTTAACCAAGTTGATATTTTACCCGAAAACATTCACATTCCCGATGGAACCTTGTCAAAAGAAGAAATAGCAAATTATTGCGCCACTTATGAAGCCAAGATTGAAGCTTTGGGTGGTATCGATTTGCAAATATTGGGAATCGGGGGAAATGGCCATATAGGATTCAATGAATCAGGATCGTTGCAAAATTCCAAGACACGATTAGTCGCTTTAGATCACATTACAAGAGTGGCGGCAAGCAATGATTTTTCAGGCCTGGACAACACGCCTAGAACAGCAATTACCTTAGGTGTTAAAAAGATTATGGAAGCCAAAAGGGTAATCCTTATGGCATGGGGTGAAGGAAAAGCGAATATTATTAAAGCATCGACAGAAGGGCCAGTTACTAATTTAGTTCCCGCGTCCTTTTTGCAAGAACATAAAAATGCCACTTTTGTTTTGGATAAAGAAGCGGCATCCAAACTAACCCGAATCAATACACCTTGGTTGGTCGAAAAAATTGTTTGGACGGATAAATTAATTCGAAAAGCCGTATTGGGATTGGCACTTAATTTAAAGAAACCAATTTTAATGCTGACCGATGCGGATTACATTGAAAACGGAATGAGTGATCTATTGGCCGATGCAGGACCCGCTTATGATATCAACATTAAAATATTCAACAAACTGCAAAACACCATTACGGGATGGCCAGGAGGAAAACCCAATGCCGATGACAGCAAACGTCCAGAACGTGCCGAACCGGCTAAAAAACGAGTGCTTATTTTTAGTCCACATCCAGATGATGATATCATTAGTATGGGAGGTACATTCAAGAGATTACATGAGCAAGGACATGAAGTACATGTGGGGTATCAAACTTCGGGAAATATAGCAGTGGCCGATGATGAAGCGCTAAGATTTGCCAGCTTTGTTTGCGATTATAACGACAAGTTTGGCATCAAAAGTCCTGAAGCCGAAGATATTTATAAAAAAGCGATGACATTCCTTAAGAATAAAAAAGCTAGTGAAGTAGATAGCCCAGAAGTAAGATACATAAAAGGTTTGATACGTAAAGGAGAAGCGCGATCAACCAGTTTTCACGTGGGTATTCCAGAAGAACAGATTCATTTTATGGAACTTCCATTTTATGAAACAGGAACCATCAAGAAAAATCCAATAGGAGAAGCCGATATCCAAATAACAATGGATCTCATCGATAAAATAAAACCACATCAAATTTATGCTGCAGGCGATTTGGCTGACCCTCACGGAACCCATAAGGTATGCTTGGATGCTGTTTTTGAAGCCGTGAAACGATTGAAACCTAAAAAATACATGAACGATTGTTGGGTTTGGTTGTACAGGGGAGCTTGGCAAGAATGGGGAATCGACGAGATTGAAATGGCGGTGCCAATGGGACCTGATCAAGTATTGGAAAAACGAAGAGGAATATTTAAACATCAATCGCAAAAAGATGGAGTTGTTTTTCAAGGAGCAGACAGCAGGGAGTTTTGGCAAAGAGCCGAGGACAGAAATAAAGAAACGGCCGATTTATACGATCAATTAGGGTTGTCCCATTATGCAGCAATGGAAGCATTTGTTAGATGGGAATATTAA
- the glmM gene encoding phosphoglucosamine mutase encodes MALIKSISGIRGTIGGSVNDNLTPIDAVKFAAAYGMWLKQQNTKTNLSVIIGRDARISGDMISSLVSKTLIGLGINVVDLGLSTTPTVEIAVSLEAADGGIIITASHNPKQWNALKLLNNKGEFLNAEHGETILKIAEKDAYQFAEVDDLGIYTEKEGYIAKHIDEVLNLELVDIDAIKKANFKVVVDAVNSTGGIAIPALLEKLGVECVKLYCEPNGHFPHNPEPLKEHLTDISELVVKEGADFGIVVDPDVDRLALVCEDGSMFGEEYTLVACADYVLGKIKGNTVSNLSSSRALRDVTEKHGASYQASAVGEVNVVELMKKTEAIIGGEGNGGIIYPESHYGRDSLVGLALFLSHLANSKMSCKALRDSYPVYFMSKNKIELTPQINVDAVLEKIATKFRKEDVTTIDGVKINFEKEWVHLRKSNTEPIIRIYTESSSQDSADRLAIRFVDEIKNCI; translated from the coding sequence ATGGCATTAATAAAATCAATTTCAGGAATAAGAGGCACCATAGGAGGGAGCGTCAACGATAATTTGACCCCTATAGATGCCGTAAAATTTGCTGCCGCCTATGGTATGTGGTTGAAACAGCAAAATACAAAAACGAATCTTTCAGTCATTATAGGCAGAGATGCCCGAATTTCTGGAGACATGATAAGCAGTTTGGTAAGCAAAACATTGATTGGTTTAGGAATTAATGTTGTTGATTTAGGATTGTCCACCACGCCAACAGTGGAAATTGCAGTTTCTTTGGAGGCTGCTGATGGAGGCATTATTATTACGGCAAGCCACAATCCCAAACAATGGAATGCCTTAAAATTATTGAACAATAAAGGCGAATTTTTAAATGCCGAACACGGGGAAACCATTTTAAAAATTGCCGAGAAGGACGCTTATCAATTTGCCGAAGTAGATGATTTGGGGATTTATACTGAAAAAGAAGGCTACATAGCGAAACATATCGATGAGGTCCTAAATTTGGAGTTGGTAGACATTGATGCCATCAAAAAAGCAAATTTCAAAGTGGTTGTGGATGCCGTAAACTCTACAGGAGGAATCGCCATTCCAGCCTTGTTGGAAAAGTTGGGTGTCGAATGCGTTAAGCTGTATTGCGAACCAAATGGTCATTTTCCCCACAACCCGGAACCCTTAAAAGAGCATTTAACGGATATTTCGGAACTGGTTGTAAAAGAAGGAGCCGATTTTGGTATCGTGGTTGATCCTGATGTGGACAGATTGGCATTGGTTTGTGAAGACGGTTCCATGTTTGGAGAGGAATACACTTTAGTGGCTTGTGCCGATTATGTACTTGGAAAAATCAAAGGAAATACGGTTTCCAATTTATCATCATCGAGGGCATTAAGGGATGTTACGGAAAAACACGGCGCAAGCTACCAAGCAAGTGCCGTTGGAGAAGTGAATGTGGTGGAATTAATGAAGAAAACAGAAGCCATAATTGGCGGGGAGGGCAATGGCGGCATTATTTATCCAGAATCCCACTACGGAAGAGATTCTTTGGTAGGACTGGCCTTGTTTTTGTCGCATTTGGCCAATTCCAAAATGTCGTGCAAAGCATTGAGGGATAGTTATCCTGTTTATTTCATGAGTAAAAACAAAATAGAACTGACACCACAAATAAACGTTGACGCTGTTTTGGAAAAAATAGCCACAAAATTTAGGAAGGAAGACGTAACAACAATTGATGGCGTAAAAATAAATTTTGAAAAGGAATGGGTGCATTTGAGAAAATCAAATACGGAACCGATTATTCGAATTTATACCGAAAGTAGTTCGCAAGATAGTGCTGATCGATTGGCAATCAGGTTTGTTGATGAAATTAAAAATTGTATTTAA
- a CDS encoding IS256 family transposase, whose translation MKKEDLLSDEFLKQFKTGEDLYGFLAQLQKRGIEKMLEGELDAHLGYDKHEKTTKSNARNGFSNKKIKTSFGESQIQVPRDREASFNPLIVPKRQNMLDGLENVIISLYAKGMSNSDIEEQIREVYNFEVSTSTISRITDTVSSDIIAWQNRPLEAVYLIVWMDGIVFKVRENSKIVNKTIYLAVGLNREGKKEVLGMWLGKNESASFWLGVLTDLKARGVEDILITATDNLNGFTQTIKNVFPESQTQICVVHQIRNSARYVVWKDKKEFSADMKLIYNAPTKEAAKASLGDFSKKWNNKYPYAIKSWEENWEELTVFFDFPVEIRKIIYTTNLIENLNGKIRKYTKNKLSFPTDEAVLKSVYLALREATKKWSMPIQNWGLILNQFLTIFEKRVQL comes from the coding sequence ATGAAAAAGGAAGATTTATTATCCGATGAATTTTTGAAGCAATTCAAAACAGGCGAAGACCTTTATGGCTTCTTAGCCCAACTACAAAAGCGAGGAATAGAGAAAATGCTCGAAGGCGAATTAGACGCCCATTTAGGCTATGATAAGCACGAGAAAACTACAAAATCCAATGCTCGTAATGGTTTTTCTAACAAGAAAATAAAAACCTCATTTGGCGAATCTCAGATTCAAGTTCCCAGAGATCGAGAAGCCTCATTTAACCCTTTAATTGTGCCCAAAAGGCAAAATATGCTCGATGGTTTAGAGAACGTAATAATCTCTCTCTATGCCAAAGGAATGAGCAATAGCGACATCGAAGAACAAATAAGAGAAGTTTATAATTTTGAGGTTTCCACTAGTACTATTTCTAGGATAACCGACACGGTTTCGAGTGATATTATTGCTTGGCAAAACCGACCTTTAGAGGCTGTTTATCTGATAGTCTGGATGGACGGAATTGTTTTTAAAGTTAGAGAAAACTCAAAAATAGTCAATAAAACCATCTATTTAGCCGTTGGACTTAATAGAGAAGGTAAAAAAGAAGTCCTTGGAATGTGGCTAGGAAAGAATGAAAGTGCTAGTTTCTGGCTTGGCGTTTTAACAGATTTAAAAGCTAGAGGAGTTGAAGATATACTAATTACTGCTACTGACAATCTAAATGGTTTTACGCAAACTATCAAAAATGTATTCCCAGAATCACAAACCCAAATCTGTGTAGTACATCAAATTAGAAACTCAGCTCGTTATGTGGTTTGGAAAGATAAAAAGGAATTTTCGGCAGATATGAAGCTTATTTACAATGCTCCAACTAAAGAAGCTGCTAAAGCATCTCTGGGAGATTTTTCTAAAAAATGGAATAATAAATATCCTTATGCGATTAAATCCTGGGAAGAAAATTGGGAGGAACTTACCGTATTCTTTGACTTTCCAGTAGAAATCAGAAAGATAATTTACACCACAAATTTAATCGAAAACCTCAATGGTAAAATCAGAAAATACACTAAAAACAAATTATCATTCCCAACGGATGAAGCTGTTTTAAAATCTGTATATTTGGCTTTGAGAGAGGCAACCAAAAAATGGTCGATGCCAATCCAAAACTGGGGATTAATCCTCAACCAGTTCTTAACTATATTTGAAAAAAGGGTTCAACTTTAA